The following are encoded in a window of Rhizobium sp. WYJ-E13 genomic DNA:
- a CDS encoding deoxyguanosinetriphosphate triphosphohydrolase produces MSFDRHTLGFGYGERAVYAADPWNSRGRLYPESGSPTRSDFQRDRDRIVHTTAFRRLKHKTQVFIAQDGDHYRTRLTHTIEVAQIARALARALKADEDLAEGVALVHDFGHTPFGHTGEDALHEELLPYGGFDHNAQSLRIVTKLERRYAEFDGINLTWESLEGLVKHNGPLLTADGVGTRGPVPQPILDYCELHDLELASYASLEAQVAAIADDIAYNTHDIDDGLRSGYLSFEMLEEIPFLAGLMAEVRERYPHLEPSRFTHEIMRRQITRMVEDVIGVAQKRLAELKPQSADDIRKADHVMATFSDEMAETDRQIKAMLFKRIYRNPDIMRIRAGAAQIVKDLFGAYMANPKEMQSHYWVDHIAGLSDAPKARHVGDYLAGMTDTYAISAHRRLFDHTPDLR; encoded by the coding sequence GACAGGCATACATTGGGTTTCGGTTATGGCGAACGGGCGGTCTATGCGGCAGATCCATGGAACTCGCGCGGGCGCCTCTATCCAGAGAGCGGCAGCCCGACGCGCTCCGATTTTCAGCGAGACCGCGACCGCATTGTCCATACGACGGCCTTTCGCCGGCTGAAGCATAAGACACAGGTTTTCATCGCTCAGGACGGCGACCATTACCGCACACGCCTGACGCATACGATCGAGGTGGCGCAGATCGCCCGCGCGCTTGCCCGCGCCCTGAAGGCCGATGAGGACTTGGCCGAGGGCGTGGCGCTCGTCCACGATTTCGGCCACACGCCCTTCGGCCATACCGGCGAGGATGCGCTGCATGAAGAACTGCTGCCCTATGGCGGCTTCGACCACAATGCCCAATCCTTGCGCATCGTTACCAAACTCGAGCGGCGTTATGCCGAATTCGACGGCATCAACCTGACCTGGGAAAGTCTGGAGGGTCTCGTCAAGCATAACGGCCCGCTGCTGACGGCCGATGGCGTTGGCACGCGCGGACCGGTGCCGCAGCCGATTCTCGACTATTGCGAGTTGCACGATCTGGAGCTTGCGAGCTATGCAAGCCTCGAAGCCCAGGTCGCCGCCATCGCCGATGACATCGCCTACAACACGCATGACATCGATGACGGCCTGCGCTCGGGTTATCTGAGTTTCGAGATGCTGGAGGAAATTCCGTTCCTCGCCGGGCTGATGGCCGAGGTGAGAGAGCGCTACCCGCATCTGGAGCCGAGCCGTTTCACGCATGAAATCATGCGCCGTCAGATCACGCGCATGGTCGAGGACGTCATCGGCGTGGCGCAGAAACGCCTCGCAGAGCTGAAACCGCAGAGCGCCGATGATATCCGCAAAGCGGATCATGTGATGGCAACATTTTCGGACGAGATGGCCGAAACAGACAGGCAGATCAAGGCGATGCTCTTCAAGCGCATCTACCGGAATCCCGACATCATGCGCATCCGCGCCGGTGCCGCCCAGATCGTCAAGGATCTCTTCGGCGCCTACATGGCCAATCCCAAGGAGATGCAGAGCCATTATTGGGTAGACCATATCGCCGGTCTCTCCGATGCGCCGAAAGCCCGCCATGTCGGCGATTATCTTGCCGGCATGACGGACACTTATGCCATCAGTGCCCACAGGCGATTGTTTGACCACACTCCGGATTTGCGATAG
- the argS gene encoding arginine--tRNA ligase, with protein MNLFTDFEARIKNALEQLDLVKEKRSELDFGRIAVEPPREASHGDVATNAAMVLAKPLGTNPRALAEIIIAKLQEDADVAEVSVAGPGFINLRLSVGYWQRLLGAMIQSGIKYGRSGLGQGRKVNVEYVSANPTGPMHVGHCRGAVVGDALANLLAFAGYDVVKEYYINDAGSQIDVLARSVFLRYREALGEKIGEIPSGLYPGDYLVPVGESLAAEYGVRLHNMPEEQWMPIVKDRAIEMMMAMIREDLAALNVHHDIFFSERTLHANGAAAIRTAINDLTFKGYVYKGTLPPPKGQLLEDWEDREQTLFRSTEVGDDIDRALIKSDGSYTYFAADVAYFKNKFDRGFDEMIYVLGADHGGYVKRLEAVARGVSDGKAKLTVLLCQLVKLFRDGEPVKMSKRSGDFVTLRDVVEEVGRDSVRFMMLYRKNSEPLDFDFAKVTEQSKDNPVFYVQYAHARCMSVFRQAKEAFPDLAPTPEILAQSVAGISDSAELQLIAKAAEFPRIVESAAQSQEPHRIAFYLYDLASAFHAHWNKGKDQTELRFVNDKNRESSIARLGLVYAVASVLKSGLAITGTAAPDEMR; from the coding sequence ATGAACCTTTTTACCGATTTTGAAGCCAGGATTAAAAACGCCCTTGAACAGCTCGATCTGGTCAAGGAAAAGCGATCCGAGCTCGATTTCGGTCGTATCGCCGTCGAGCCGCCGCGTGAGGCGAGCCACGGCGATGTCGCGACCAACGCTGCCATGGTGCTTGCCAAGCCGCTCGGCACCAATCCGCGTGCACTGGCCGAAATCATCATCGCCAAGCTGCAGGAAGATGCTGACGTCGCCGAAGTTTCGGTCGCCGGTCCGGGCTTTATCAACCTCAGGCTTTCCGTCGGTTACTGGCAGCGCCTGCTTGGTGCGATGATCCAGTCGGGCATTAAATACGGCCGTTCCGGTCTGGGGCAGGGCCGCAAGGTCAATGTCGAATATGTCTCGGCCAATCCGACCGGCCCGATGCATGTCGGCCATTGCCGCGGCGCTGTTGTCGGCGATGCGCTGGCGAACCTGCTCGCCTTTGCCGGTTACGATGTCGTCAAGGAATATTACATCAACGACGCGGGCTCGCAGATCGATGTGCTCGCGCGGTCCGTCTTCCTGCGCTATCGCGAGGCGCTCGGCGAGAAGATCGGCGAGATCCCGTCCGGCCTCTATCCGGGAGACTATCTGGTCCCGGTCGGGGAATCGCTTGCTGCCGAATATGGCGTGCGTCTGCACAATATGCCGGAAGAGCAGTGGATGCCGATCGTCAAGGATCGCGCCATCGAGATGATGATGGCGATGATCCGTGAGGATCTGGCCGCGCTCAACGTCCATCACGACATCTTCTTCTCGGAGCGCACGTTGCATGCCAATGGCGCAGCCGCAATCCGCACCGCCATCAACGACCTGACCTTCAAGGGTTATGTCTACAAGGGTACGCTGCCGCCGCCGAAGGGTCAGCTTCTCGAAGACTGGGAGGACCGCGAACAGACGCTCTTCCGCTCGACCGAAGTCGGGGACGATATCGACCGTGCGCTCATCAAGTCGGACGGCTCCTATACCTATTTCGCCGCCGACGTCGCCTACTTCAAGAACAAGTTCGACCGCGGCTTCGACGAGATGATCTATGTGCTTGGCGCCGATCATGGCGGCTACGTGAAGCGTCTCGAGGCGGTCGCACGCGGCGTTTCGGACGGCAAGGCGAAGCTGACGGTGCTGCTCTGCCAGCTCGTGAAGCTGTTCCGCGACGGCGAACCGGTGAAGATGTCCAAGCGCTCGGGCGATTTTGTCACATTGCGCGATGTGGTGGAGGAGGTCGGACGTGATTCGGTCCGCTTCATGATGCTTTACCGCAAGAATTCCGAGCCATTGGACTTCGATTTCGCAAAAGTAACGGAGCAATCCAAAGATAATCCGGTCTTTTACGTGCAGTATGCGCATGCCCGCTGCATGTCAGTCTTCCGGCAGGCGAAGGAAGCCTTCCCGGATCTTGCTCCGACGCCTGAGATTTTGGCGCAATCCGTTGCAGGCATTAGCGATTCCGCCGAATTGCAGCTGATTGCCAAGGCCGCGGAATTCCCGCGAATCGTTGAAAGTGCAGCCCAGTCTCAAGAGCCGCATCGCATCGCTTTTTACCTCTATGATCTTGCCAGCGCTTTCCACGCGCACTGGAACAAAGGTAAAGATCAGACTGAATTACGATTTGTTAACGATAAGAACCGAGAATCGAGTATTGCCAGACTTGGGTTGGTGTACGCCGTCGCGTCGGTTTTGAAGTCGGGACTTGCCATTACAGGCACTGCCGCACCGGACGAGATGCGATAA